From the Anaerolineales bacterium genome, one window contains:
- the fabL gene encoding enoyl-[acyl-carrier-protein] reductase FabL: protein MSKSQGPRFQEQIAIVTGSGRGIGRAIALKLASEGASIVVNFFRNRGGAEETAAAIQAMGCRATVVRANVGEMAGIDELFDTVRRDYGRLDILVCNAASGFNRPALEQKPRGWDWTMNINARSLLFCAQQAVPLMTGGGSIVSLSSPGATRVLPEYVVVGASKAALEALTRYLGVELAPRGIRVNAVSPGIVETDALKHFQVMQGEDPISRLAALTPAGRLTTPEDVANVVAFLCSTDAAMICGQTIVVDGGFTLPVSGPTS from the coding sequence ATGTCCAAGAGCCAAGGGCCGCGCTTCCAAGAGCAGATCGCCATTGTGACCGGGTCGGGCCGCGGGATCGGCCGGGCAATCGCTCTGAAGTTGGCCAGCGAAGGCGCCTCGATCGTCGTCAACTTCTTCCGAAACCGTGGCGGCGCTGAAGAGACCGCAGCCGCTATCCAGGCGATGGGCTGCCGAGCCACCGTGGTGCGCGCCAATGTGGGCGAGATGGCCGGCATTGACGAGCTGTTCGACACGGTGCGCCGCGACTACGGCCGGCTGGACATCCTGGTGTGCAATGCGGCCTCAGGCTTCAACCGGCCAGCGCTGGAGCAGAAGCCGCGCGGCTGGGACTGGACGATGAACATCAACGCCCGCTCCCTCCTGTTCTGCGCGCAGCAAGCCGTCCCATTGATGACCGGCGGAGGCAGCATCGTCAGCCTCTCCAGCCCAGGCGCGACCCGCGTCCTTCCTGAGTACGTCGTGGTCGGGGCCAGCAAGGCCGCACTCGAGGCCCTCACCCGGTACCTGGGAGTCGAACTCGCACCGCGCGGCATCCGGGTGAATGCGGTCTCTCCGGGGATCGTCGAGACAGACGCCTTGAAGCACTTCCAGGTGATGCAGGGTGAGGATCCAATTTCACGGCTGGCTGCCCTCACCCCCGCCGGACGCCTGACAACCCCAGAGGATGTGGCCAACGTCGTCGCCTTTCTGTGTTCCACGGATGCGGCCATGATCTGCGGCCAGACGATCGTGGTCGACGGGGGGTTCACACTTCCTGTCTCCGGCCCGACCTCCTGA